One Clavibacter zhangzhiyongii genomic region harbors:
- a CDS encoding DUF6264 family protein — MSDGDGTRRPGRPAPRYGEYASPSAEGGGSSELSEADARIVAEAAEYRRAQAERDAPASTGRGGKKGAKASAPETLAEQMAEERKAARERMLAERREAEKSAEAARKEARRAPAVKPPADATPPPPGQGAKPARPGYLAGQDARRAPRRFDAAITIGLLAAGLVNVAGSIGANADPSRAINQSYALFGGGTYTVTEQTSVIGIAVNVVNVVVFVLAAWIALELVKRKRVAFWVPIAGAVVATVITSVLVLSLIVQDPAFQQIMSRGGP, encoded by the coding sequence GTGAGCGACGGCGACGGCACGCGCCGTCCCGGCCGGCCCGCGCCGCGGTACGGCGAGTACGCGTCGCCGTCGGCGGAGGGCGGCGGATCCTCCGAGCTGTCCGAGGCCGACGCCCGCATCGTCGCCGAGGCGGCCGAGTACCGCCGAGCGCAGGCCGAGCGGGACGCCCCGGCATCCACCGGCCGCGGCGGCAAGAAGGGCGCCAAGGCGTCCGCGCCCGAGACCCTCGCCGAGCAGATGGCCGAGGAGCGCAAGGCCGCCCGTGAGCGGATGCTCGCCGAGCGCCGGGAGGCGGAGAAGTCCGCGGAGGCCGCGCGCAAGGAGGCCCGTCGGGCCCCGGCCGTGAAGCCGCCCGCCGACGCGACCCCGCCGCCGCCCGGGCAGGGCGCGAAGCCGGCCCGACCTGGCTACCTCGCCGGCCAGGACGCGCGTCGCGCCCCGCGTCGGTTCGACGCCGCCATCACCATCGGCCTGCTCGCCGCGGGCCTCGTGAACGTGGCCGGCAGCATCGGCGCCAACGCGGATCCGTCGCGTGCCATCAACCAGTCGTACGCGCTGTTCGGCGGCGGCACCTACACGGTGACCGAGCAGACCTCCGTCATCGGCATCGCCGTGAACGTGGTCAACGTCGTCGTGTTCGTGCTCGCCGCGTGGATCGCGCTCGAGCTGGTGAAGCGCAAGCGCGTGGCCTTCTGGGTGCCGATCGCGGGAGCGGTGGTGGCGACGGTGATCACGAGCGTGCTCGTGCTGTCGCTCATCGTGCAGGATCCGGCGTTCCAGCAGATCATGTCGCGCGGCGGGCCCTGA
- a CDS encoding 4-hydroxy-3-methylbut-2-enyl diphosphate reductase: MPRMPGVRNRLKDNPVDGPKRVLLAAPRGYCAGVDRAVVAVEKALERYGAPVYVRKQIVHNVHVVSTLERMGAIFVEEVDEVPEGAHVVFSAHGVSPAVVQGAADRGLQAIDATCPLVTKVHREAVRFAKADKQILLIGHEGHEEVEGTAGEAPEQTIVVNSPEHADRIEVKDPDNLVWLSQTTLSVDETMETVRRLRARFPNLQDPPSDDICYATQNRQVAIKKVAVDADLVIVIGSANSSNSVRLVEVALEYGAKASYRVDYASEVKQEWLDGVQTVGVTSGASVPEVLVQELLDDLADAGYGEVTAVVTAEEDLVFSLPKELRKDQSGNTDSRAMGGRTRA, translated from the coding sequence ATGCCGCGGATGCCCGGCGTCCGCAACAGGCTCAAGGATAACCCGGTGGACGGACCCAAGCGGGTCCTGCTCGCCGCCCCCCGCGGCTACTGCGCGGGCGTCGACCGCGCCGTCGTGGCCGTCGAGAAGGCGCTCGAGCGCTACGGCGCGCCCGTCTACGTGCGGAAGCAGATCGTCCACAACGTGCACGTCGTCTCGACGCTCGAGCGCATGGGCGCGATCTTCGTGGAGGAGGTCGACGAGGTCCCCGAGGGCGCCCACGTCGTCTTCAGCGCGCACGGCGTCTCGCCGGCCGTCGTGCAGGGCGCGGCCGACCGCGGGCTCCAGGCCATCGACGCGACGTGCCCCCTCGTCACCAAGGTCCACCGCGAGGCCGTGCGCTTCGCCAAGGCGGACAAGCAGATCCTCCTCATCGGCCACGAGGGCCACGAGGAGGTCGAGGGCACCGCGGGCGAGGCGCCCGAGCAGACCATCGTCGTCAACTCCCCGGAGCACGCCGACCGCATCGAGGTCAAGGACCCCGACAACCTCGTCTGGCTCTCGCAGACCACGCTCTCGGTCGACGAGACGATGGAGACGGTCCGCCGCCTCCGCGCCCGCTTCCCGAACCTGCAGGACCCGCCGAGCGACGACATCTGCTACGCCACGCAGAACCGCCAGGTGGCCATCAAGAAGGTCGCGGTCGACGCCGACCTCGTCATCGTCATCGGATCCGCGAACAGCTCCAACTCCGTTCGCCTCGTCGAGGTCGCGCTCGAGTACGGCGCCAAGGCGTCCTACCGGGTCGACTACGCGTCCGAGGTCAAGCAGGAGTGGCTCGACGGCGTACAGACGGTCGGCGTCACGAGCGGCGCCTCGGTGCCCGAGGTGCTGGTGCAGGAGCTGCTCGACGACCTGGCCGACGCCGGCTACGGCGAGGTGACCGCGGTCGTCACGGCCGAGGAGGACCTCGTCTTCTCGCTCCCCAAGGAGCTGCGCAAGGACCAGTCCGGCAACACGGACTCGCGCGCCATGGGCGGGCGCACCCGCGCGTGA
- the xseA gene encoding exodeoxyribonuclease VII large subunit: protein MSETRTVSMPAADAPTVDAPWPVSVLSGKIKGWIDRLGTAWVEGEITQWGGSGGNVYGKLKDLDVDATISFTVWSSVRAKIPADLGQGARVVALVKPNYWVKGGTLTMQVLEMRHVGLGDLLERLERLRQTLRAEGLFDADRKRRLPFLPGCIGLITGKDSDAEKDVLRNAQLRWPSVRFRVVHTAVQGDRAPGEVTRAIGVLDEDPEVDVIVVARGGGDFQNLLVFSDETLVRTAAACRTPLVSAIGHEADRPLLDDVADLRASTPTDAAKRVVPDVSEELSRVQQARARIGMRLTSQVRGEIDRIEQLRSRPVLASTAWIVDSRAEELGRYIARSAELAGRVVERGMQQTSELSRQLRTLSPQHVLDRGYAIVQTADGSALRAPADAPTGTGLVLRLAAGALGATSTGPTDDIPSSAARLPASPARDARPASGTES from the coding sequence ATGAGCGAGACGCGCACCGTGTCCATGCCCGCGGCGGACGCCCCGACGGTCGACGCCCCGTGGCCCGTCTCGGTGCTGTCGGGCAAGATCAAGGGCTGGATCGACCGGCTGGGCACCGCGTGGGTCGAGGGCGAGATCACCCAGTGGGGCGGATCCGGCGGCAACGTCTACGGGAAGCTCAAGGACCTCGACGTCGACGCCACCATCAGCTTCACCGTCTGGTCGTCGGTGCGCGCCAAGATCCCGGCCGACCTCGGACAGGGCGCCCGCGTCGTCGCGCTCGTGAAGCCCAACTACTGGGTCAAGGGCGGCACGCTCACCATGCAGGTGCTGGAGATGCGGCACGTCGGCCTCGGCGACCTGCTCGAGCGGCTCGAGCGCCTGCGGCAGACGCTGCGCGCCGAGGGCCTGTTCGACGCCGACCGCAAGCGGCGGCTCCCCTTCCTCCCCGGCTGCATCGGCCTCATCACCGGCAAGGACTCCGACGCCGAGAAGGACGTGCTCCGCAACGCCCAGCTCCGCTGGCCGAGCGTGCGGTTCCGCGTCGTGCACACCGCGGTGCAGGGAGACCGGGCGCCCGGTGAGGTCACGCGCGCCATCGGGGTGCTCGACGAGGATCCCGAGGTCGACGTCATCGTCGTCGCCCGCGGCGGCGGCGACTTCCAGAACCTGCTGGTCTTCAGCGACGAGACGCTCGTGCGCACGGCGGCCGCGTGCCGCACCCCGCTCGTCAGCGCGATCGGGCATGAGGCCGACCGGCCGCTGCTCGACGACGTCGCCGACCTCCGCGCGTCCACGCCCACGGACGCCGCCAAGCGCGTCGTGCCCGACGTCTCCGAGGAGCTGTCGCGCGTGCAGCAGGCGCGCGCCCGCATCGGGATGCGCCTCACCAGCCAGGTGCGCGGCGAGATCGACCGGATCGAGCAGCTGCGGTCGCGTCCCGTGCTCGCGAGCACCGCGTGGATCGTCGACTCGCGCGCCGAGGAGCTCGGCCGCTACATCGCGCGCTCCGCGGAGCTCGCCGGCCGCGTCGTCGAGCGCGGGATGCAGCAGACGAGCGAGCTCTCCCGCCAGCTCCGCACGCTCTCGCCGCAGCACGTCCTCGACCGCGGCTACGCCATCGTGCAGACGGCCGACGGATCCGCCCTCCGCGCCCCCGCCGACGCTCCGACGGGCACCGGCCTGGTGCTGCGGCTCGCCGCCGGCGCGCTCGGCGCCACCTCCACCGGCCCGACCGACGACATCCCCTCGTCGGCCGCGCGCCTGCCCGCCTCCCCCGCCCGCGACGCCCGGCCCGCGTCCGGCACCGAAAGCTAG
- a CDS encoding exodeoxyribonuclease VII small subunit: MPTSPADPGADTGARLPDVSDLSYEEARDALVRVVNDLEQGASTLEESIALWERGEALAARCEEWLLGAKARLDAARTSAASDAR, translated from the coding sequence ATGCCCACCAGCCCCGCCGACCCCGGCGCCGACACCGGCGCACGCCTGCCGGACGTCTCCGACCTCAGCTACGAGGAGGCGCGCGACGCCCTCGTGCGCGTCGTCAACGACCTCGAGCAGGGCGCGTCCACGCTCGAGGAGTCGATCGCCCTGTGGGAGCGCGGCGAGGCCCTCGCCGCCCGCTGCGAGGAGTGGCTGCTCGGCGCGAAGGCGCGCCTCGACGCCGCGCGCACGTCCGCCGCGTCCGACGCGCGCTGA
- a CDS encoding DUF4245 domain-containing protein, with product MAKPRTPNVVAELGRPETPEETAARKAADSRRHRAKQTFRNLLYSLIVTVATVAVIVAIVPRSNTTILPDVDYAAAAAEAQGGFPQTLVVPELPAAWKSNDAEIRPAGRDGVAVWYIGLITPSNRYVGISQGIDANPTWLLETLRSAPEVSREEIGGLEWTLYDNSGAEDPGNVVLAASAVDGDSTYAVYGTADANELRTAIDAVAAARGTPAGVPTPADGSSTTSTIAPEEGIEG from the coding sequence GTGGCGAAGCCCCGCACCCCCAACGTCGTCGCCGAGCTCGGCCGACCGGAGACGCCCGAGGAGACCGCCGCCCGCAAGGCCGCCGACTCCCGCCGCCACCGCGCCAAGCAGACGTTCCGCAACCTGCTCTACTCGCTCATCGTCACGGTCGCGACCGTCGCGGTGATCGTCGCCATCGTGCCGCGCTCGAACACCACGATCCTCCCGGACGTCGACTACGCCGCCGCGGCCGCCGAGGCCCAGGGCGGCTTCCCCCAGACGCTCGTGGTCCCGGAGCTGCCGGCGGCCTGGAAGAGCAACGACGCGGAGATCCGCCCGGCCGGGCGCGACGGCGTGGCCGTCTGGTACATCGGCCTCATCACGCCGAGCAACCGCTACGTGGGGATCTCGCAGGGCATCGACGCGAACCCCACCTGGCTCCTCGAGACCCTGCGGTCCGCCCCCGAGGTGAGCCGCGAGGAGATCGGCGGCCTCGAGTGGACGCTCTACGACAACAGCGGCGCGGAGGATCCCGGCAACGTCGTCCTCGCGGCGAGCGCCGTGGACGGCGACAGCACCTACGCGGTCTACGGCACGGCCGACGCCAACGAGCTGCGCACCGCGATCGACGCCGTCGCCGCCGCGCGCGGCACCCCGGCCGGCGTCCCGACGCCCGCCGACGGCAGCTCGACCACCAGCACCATCGCACCGGAGGAGGGGATCGAGGGATGA
- a CDS encoding carbonic anhydrase — MTDQAETASDDAVQAPAEVWAEMMEGNARFVAGEPRHPRQDVERRAALAHVQRPVAALFGCSDSRLAAEIIFDKGLGDLFVVRNAGQIISDSVLGSLEYAVAVLGVPLIVVLGHDECGAVRAAIESAAPDAEALPPHIANLIAPIAPAVRRVAGDPVVPDEVDAGEVGREHLRDTVTRLLEASEMISDHVAAGSLAIVGANYKLLEGTAVPDVIVGDIPR; from the coding sequence ATGACCGATCAGGCAGAGACGGCGTCGGACGACGCCGTGCAGGCGCCCGCCGAGGTGTGGGCCGAGATGATGGAGGGCAACGCCCGCTTCGTCGCCGGCGAGCCGCGCCACCCGCGCCAGGACGTCGAGCGCCGCGCCGCGCTCGCGCACGTGCAGCGCCCCGTCGCCGCTCTGTTCGGCTGCAGCGACTCGCGCCTCGCGGCCGAGATCATCTTCGACAAGGGCCTCGGCGACCTCTTCGTGGTGCGCAACGCCGGCCAGATCATCTCCGACTCCGTGCTCGGCAGCCTCGAGTACGCGGTCGCCGTGCTCGGCGTGCCGCTCATCGTCGTGCTCGGCCACGACGAGTGCGGTGCCGTCCGCGCGGCCATCGAGAGCGCGGCGCCCGACGCGGAGGCGCTGCCGCCGCACATCGCGAACCTCATCGCGCCCATCGCGCCGGCCGTCCGCCGCGTCGCGGGCGACCCCGTCGTGCCCGACGAGGTCGACGCGGGCGAGGTCGGCCGCGAGCACCTGCGCGACACCGTGACCCGCCTCCTGGAGGCGTCCGAGATGATCTCCGACCACGTGGCGGCCGGTAGCCTGGCCATCGTCGGCGCCAACTACAAGCTCCTCGAGGGCACCGCGGTGCCCGACGTCATCGTGGGCGACATCCCTCGCTAG
- a CDS encoding class II fumarate hydratase codes for MVDTSPGTETNGADAFRVEHDTMGEVRVPRDALYAAQTQRAVENFPISGRGLEPAQIQALARIKRAAAIVNGEMGIVDADVAQAIVAAADEVAGGSHHEHFPVDVYQTGSGTSSNMNMNEVLAALATASLGKPVHPNDHVNASQSSNDVFPTSVHVAVTGALLAELIPALEHLADALETKAEAWKGFVKAGRTHLMDATPVTFGQEFAGYARQVRLGIERVRTALPRVAEVPLGGTATGTGINTPLGFPQKVIQVLAEDTGLPVTEALDHFEAQGARDGLVDASGALRTLAVSLTKICNDIRWMGSGPNTGLGELHIPDLQPGSSIMPGKVNPVIPEAVLMVCARVIGNDATVAWAGASGLFELNVAIPVMGSSLLESIRILASSTRLLADKTVDGLRVNEEHARALAESSPSIVTPLNRIIGYEAAAKIAKHSVAQKMTVREAVVDLGYVERGEITEEQLDQGLDVLRMTAPGL; via the coding sequence GTGGTCGACACTTCCCCCGGAACCGAGACGAACGGCGCGGACGCGTTCCGCGTCGAGCACGACACGATGGGCGAGGTGCGGGTCCCCCGGGACGCGCTGTACGCCGCCCAGACGCAGCGTGCCGTCGAGAACTTCCCCATCTCCGGCCGCGGGCTCGAGCCCGCGCAGATCCAGGCGCTCGCCCGCATCAAGCGCGCCGCCGCGATCGTGAACGGCGAGATGGGCATCGTCGACGCCGACGTCGCCCAGGCGATCGTCGCGGCCGCCGACGAGGTGGCGGGCGGATCCCACCACGAGCACTTCCCCGTCGACGTGTACCAGACGGGCTCCGGCACGAGCTCGAACATGAACATGAACGAGGTCCTCGCGGCCCTCGCCACGGCGTCGCTCGGGAAGCCCGTGCACCCGAACGACCACGTCAACGCGTCGCAGTCCTCGAACGACGTCTTCCCCACCTCGGTGCACGTCGCCGTCACGGGCGCGCTCCTCGCCGAGCTGATCCCCGCCCTCGAGCACCTCGCCGACGCGCTGGAGACCAAGGCCGAGGCGTGGAAGGGGTTCGTCAAGGCGGGCCGCACGCACCTCATGGACGCGACCCCGGTCACGTTCGGCCAGGAGTTCGCCGGCTACGCGCGCCAGGTGCGCCTCGGCATCGAGCGCGTGCGCACCGCGCTCCCCCGCGTCGCGGAGGTCCCGCTCGGCGGCACCGCCACGGGCACCGGCATCAACACGCCGCTCGGCTTCCCGCAGAAGGTCATCCAGGTGCTCGCCGAGGACACCGGCCTCCCCGTCACCGAGGCCCTCGACCACTTCGAGGCGCAGGGCGCGCGCGACGGCCTCGTCGACGCCTCCGGCGCGCTGCGCACCCTCGCGGTGAGCCTCACCAAGATCTGCAACGACATCCGCTGGATGGGCTCGGGCCCCAACACGGGCCTCGGCGAGCTGCACATCCCCGACCTGCAGCCCGGGTCCTCGATCATGCCCGGCAAGGTCAACCCGGTCATCCCCGAGGCCGTGCTCATGGTCTGCGCGCGCGTCATCGGCAACGACGCCACCGTCGCGTGGGCGGGCGCCTCGGGCCTGTTCGAGCTCAACGTCGCGATCCCCGTCATGGGCTCGTCGCTGCTCGAGTCGATCCGCATCCTCGCCTCCTCCACGCGCCTGCTCGCCGACAAGACGGTGGACGGCCTGCGCGTCAACGAGGAGCACGCCCGCGCGCTCGCGGAGTCGTCGCCGTCGATCGTCACGCCGCTCAACCGCATCATCGGCTACGAGGCCGCGGCGAAGATCGCCAAGCACTCGGTCGCGCAGAAGATGACGGTGCGCGAGGCCGTCGTCGACCTCGGCTACGTCGAGCGCGGCGAGATCACCGAGGAGCAGCTCGACCAGGGCCTCGACGTGCTGCGCATGACGGCGCCGGGCCTGTAG
- a CDS encoding PhoH family protein produces the protein MDSRSSTARRDDRGEGTQQAERTYVLDTSVLLSDPRALFRFAEHAVVIPVIVITELEAKRNDPEIGYFARQALRLLDQLREEHERLDFPIEVGDAGGTLRVELNHSSMAALPNGLQLGDNDSRILAVALNLSTEGLAVTVVSKDMPLRVKAASIGLQAEEYRAELAVDSGWTGMADVTLSSDQMADLYDTETLQTRAVQDLPVNTGVVLHSDRGSALGRVTRRGTVHLVRGDREVFGLKGRSAEQRLAIDLLLDREVGIVSLGGSAGTGKSALALCAALEAVLEKQQHRKIMVFRPLYAVGGQELGYLPGDAAEKMNPWAQAVFDTLGSVVSQNVMDEVVERGILEVLPLTHIRGRSLHDAFVIVDEAQSLERNVLLTVLSRIGQNSRVVLTHDVAQRDNLRVGRHDGVASVIETLKGHELFGHITLTRSERSAIAALVTGLLDGDPV, from the coding sequence ATGGACAGCCGCAGCAGCACCGCACGACGCGACGACCGGGGGGAGGGGACGCAGCAGGCCGAGCGCACGTACGTGCTCGACACCTCCGTCCTCCTGTCCGACCCGCGCGCGCTCTTCCGCTTCGCCGAGCACGCGGTGGTGATCCCGGTCATCGTGATCACGGAGCTCGAGGCGAAGCGGAACGACCCGGAGATCGGCTACTTCGCGCGACAGGCCCTCCGCCTCCTCGACCAGCTCCGCGAGGAGCACGAGCGGCTCGACTTCCCCATCGAGGTGGGCGACGCCGGCGGCACGCTCCGCGTCGAGCTCAACCACTCGAGCATGGCGGCGCTGCCCAACGGCCTGCAGCTCGGCGACAACGACTCGCGCATCCTCGCGGTCGCCCTCAACCTCTCGACCGAGGGCCTCGCCGTCACGGTCGTCTCGAAGGACATGCCGCTGCGCGTGAAGGCGGCCTCCATCGGCCTCCAGGCGGAGGAGTACCGCGCCGAGCTCGCCGTCGACAGCGGCTGGACCGGCATGGCCGACGTCACGCTCTCCAGCGACCAGATGGCCGACCTCTACGACACCGAGACGCTGCAGACGCGCGCCGTGCAGGACCTGCCCGTCAACACGGGCGTGGTGCTGCACTCCGACCGCGGATCCGCCCTCGGCCGCGTCACGCGCCGCGGCACGGTGCACCTCGTGCGCGGCGACCGCGAGGTCTTCGGCCTCAAGGGCCGCTCGGCCGAGCAGCGCCTCGCGATCGACCTGCTCCTCGACCGCGAGGTGGGGATCGTCTCCCTCGGCGGCAGCGCCGGCACCGGCAAGTCGGCGCTCGCGCTCTGCGCGGCGCTCGAGGCGGTGCTGGAGAAGCAGCAGCACCGGAAGATCATGGTGTTCCGCCCGCTGTACGCGGTCGGCGGCCAGGAGCTCGGCTACCTGCCGGGCGACGCCGCCGAGAAGATGAACCCGTGGGCGCAGGCCGTGTTCGACACGCTGGGGTCGGTCGTCTCGCAGAACGTCATGGACGAGGTGGTGGAGCGGGGGATCCTCGAGGTGCTGCCGCTCACGCACATCCGCGGGCGCTCGCTGCACGACGCGTTCGTGATCGTCGACGAGGCGCAGTCGCTCGAGCGCAACGTGCTGCTGACGGTGCTCAGCCGCATCGGCCAGAACTCGCGCGTGGTGCTCACCCACGACGTCGCGCAGCGCGACAACCTCCGCGTCGGCCGGCACGACGGCGTCGCCAGCGTCATCGAGACGCTGAAGGGCCACGAGCTGTTCGGGCACATCACGCTGACCCGCTCGGAGCGGAGCGCGATCGCCGCGCTCGTCACGGGGCTGCTCGACGGCGACCCCGTGTGA
- a CDS encoding isoprenyl transferase — MREKPIRPWRGLLYRAYQKRIRRGLDRSALPHHIAMILDGNRRWARQLGLESAAHGHRAGAAKFLEFLEWCDDLDIKVTTLYLLSTDNLTGRGSAELTALIDIIGQLAEDLSRHRDWRVKHVGSDEGLPPELIARLDASEERSKGNTGLHINLAVGYGGRTEIADAMRSIVQSHHLAGGTLEDLAALLTPDLIGEHLYTGGQPDPDLVIRTSGEQRISDFMLWQSAHSELYFMEALGPDLREVDFLRALRDYSSRQRRFGS; from the coding sequence GTGCGAGAGAAGCCGATCCGACCGTGGCGCGGTCTGCTCTACCGGGCGTACCAGAAGCGCATCCGCCGCGGCCTCGACCGGAGCGCCCTGCCGCACCACATCGCGATGATCCTCGACGGCAACCGCCGCTGGGCCCGTCAGCTCGGACTCGAGTCCGCGGCGCACGGGCACCGCGCCGGGGCGGCCAAGTTCCTCGAGTTCCTCGAGTGGTGCGACGACCTCGACATCAAGGTCACGACGCTCTACCTGCTCTCCACCGACAACCTCACGGGCCGCGGCAGCGCCGAGCTCACCGCGCTCATCGACATCATCGGCCAGCTCGCGGAGGACCTCTCCCGGCACCGCGACTGGCGGGTCAAGCACGTGGGATCCGACGAGGGCCTGCCGCCCGAGCTCATCGCCCGGCTCGACGCCTCCGAGGAGCGGTCGAAGGGCAACACCGGCCTGCACATCAATCTCGCGGTCGGCTACGGCGGGCGCACCGAGATCGCCGACGCCATGCGCAGCATCGTGCAGTCGCACCACCTCGCCGGCGGCACGCTCGAGGACCTCGCGGCCCTCCTCACCCCCGACCTCATCGGCGAGCACCTCTACACGGGGGGCCAGCCCGATCCCGATCTCGTGATCCGCACCTCGGGCGAGCAGCGCATCAGCGACTTCATGCTGTGGCAGTCGGCGCACAGCGAGCTCTACTTCATGGAGGCGCTGGGGCCGGACCTCCGCGAGGTCGACTTCCTCCGCGCCCTCCGCGACTACTCCTCGCGCCAGCGCCGCTTCGGCTCCTGA
- the trhA gene encoding PAQR family membrane homeostasis protein TrhA, with the protein MTPAASSPGPLGSPQDGDPEDEASVAHLPLVEDAQDAGLEPKPTWRGWLHAGMTPVALVLGIVLIAVADGPAARIACAVFVASSLLLFGVSAVYHRFDWSPRAKILLKRMDHANIFLLIAGSYTPITVLALPHGKSVLLLWLVWSGAALGVLFRVFWIHAPRWLYVLLYLVLGYASLVFIVDFFRADAAMMTLILAGGLAYTVGAVAYALKRPNPWPGRFGFHEIFHAFTLVAFLCHWTGILLVATNPPVV; encoded by the coding sequence ATGACGCCCGCCGCCTCCTCCCCCGGCCCGCTCGGCAGTCCGCAGGACGGCGATCCGGAGGACGAGGCGTCCGTCGCCCACCTCCCGCTCGTCGAGGACGCGCAGGACGCCGGCCTGGAGCCGAAGCCCACCTGGCGCGGCTGGCTGCACGCGGGCATGACCCCCGTGGCGCTCGTGCTCGGCATCGTGCTGATCGCGGTCGCCGACGGCCCGGCCGCCCGCATCGCGTGCGCCGTGTTCGTGGCGTCGTCGCTCCTGCTGTTCGGCGTCTCCGCGGTCTACCACCGGTTCGACTGGTCGCCGCGGGCGAAGATCCTCCTCAAGCGGATGGACCACGCCAACATCTTCCTGCTCATCGCGGGCTCGTACACGCCCATCACGGTGCTCGCGCTGCCGCACGGGAAGTCGGTGCTGCTGCTCTGGCTGGTGTGGTCGGGCGCCGCGCTCGGCGTGCTGTTCCGCGTCTTCTGGATCCACGCGCCGCGCTGGCTCTACGTGCTGCTGTACCTCGTGCTCGGCTACGCGTCGCTCGTGTTCATCGTCGACTTCTTCCGCGCCGACGCCGCGATGATGACGCTCATCCTCGCCGGCGGCCTCGCCTACACGGTCGGCGCGGTCGCGTACGCGCTGAAGCGGCCGAACCCCTGGCCCGGCCGCTTCGGCTTCCACGAGATCTTCCACGCGTTCACCCTGGTGGCGTTCCTCTGCCACTGGACGGGGATCCTGCTGGTGGCGACGAACCCGCCCGTCGTCTGA
- a CDS encoding extracellular solute-binding protein, whose protein sequence is MPIAPRSAFGAAAASSLRRRDMLKLGAVLGGTALLAACSGPSVGGGTAATAAPDTDWDGIQPATDITWWTTHPGQTSDLEAQFAADFLAKTGITVNVVTGGASYDEIAQKLQAAAGTDSMPDMVNASDTWWFRYMVNKQSIAMDGLMAHLGFELDDFNGVFLDDYLYDGARYAVPYARSTPIFYYDRSIWSKAGLPDRAPDTWAELEEWAPAIMKATGGTPAIRLPQGSIGTWAMSNVLWGRGGRYSDGWDLALDQAETLEAARYARGLVFDSKIANVAAASGDTAVDFAGGLAPSTIASAGAAGIVTGSARFPVGTGVLPGGPQGRFVPTGGTGLAVVGSKTKEQQLAAAMFIKHVTEVDQQVAFAKKTGYAPVRTSAGQSTDLTGFWGDNPAFRTAYDSLEHVRSQDWARTLIPNGDTYLQQPWAQILSQDADPADVFPAAAAQLTSAYAENVQPYL, encoded by the coding sequence ATGCCCATCGCCCCCCGCTCCGCCTTCGGCGCCGCCGCCGCCAGCTCCCTCCGCCGGCGCGACATGCTGAAGCTCGGCGCCGTCCTCGGCGGCACCGCGCTCCTCGCCGCCTGCTCCGGCCCGTCCGTGGGCGGCGGCACCGCGGCCACCGCGGCCCCCGACACCGACTGGGACGGGATCCAGCCCGCCACCGACATCACGTGGTGGACGACGCACCCCGGCCAGACCTCCGACCTCGAGGCGCAGTTCGCCGCGGACTTCCTGGCGAAGACGGGCATCACGGTGAACGTGGTGACGGGCGGCGCGAGCTACGACGAGATCGCGCAGAAGCTGCAGGCCGCGGCGGGCACCGACAGCATGCCCGACATGGTGAACGCCAGCGACACCTGGTGGTTCCGCTACATGGTCAACAAGCAGTCGATCGCGATGGACGGCCTCATGGCGCACCTCGGCTTCGAGCTCGACGACTTCAACGGGGTGTTCCTCGACGACTACCTCTACGACGGCGCCCGGTACGCCGTGCCCTACGCGCGCTCGACGCCGATCTTCTACTACGACAGGTCCATCTGGTCGAAGGCCGGCCTGCCCGACCGCGCGCCCGACACCTGGGCGGAGCTCGAGGAGTGGGCGCCCGCGATCATGAAGGCGACCGGCGGCACGCCCGCCATCCGCCTCCCGCAGGGGTCCATCGGCACGTGGGCGATGAGCAACGTCCTGTGGGGCCGCGGCGGCCGGTACTCCGACGGGTGGGATCTGGCGCTCGACCAGGCGGAGACCCTGGAGGCGGCCCGCTACGCGCGCGGCCTCGTCTTCGACTCGAAGATCGCGAACGTGGCGGCCGCCAGCGGCGACACCGCGGTCGACTTCGCGGGCGGCCTCGCCCCCAGCACCATCGCATCCGCCGGTGCCGCGGGCATCGTCACGGGCAGCGCCCGGTTCCCCGTCGGCACGGGCGTCCTGCCGGGCGGACCGCAGGGGCGGTTCGTGCCGACGGGCGGCACGGGCCTCGCCGTCGTCGGCAGCAAGACGAAGGAGCAGCAGCTCGCCGCCGCGATGTTCATCAAGCACGTCACGGAGGTCGACCAGCAGGTCGCCTTCGCGAAGAAGACCGGCTACGCGCCCGTGCGCACGTCGGCCGGCCAGAGCACGGACCTCACCGGCTTCTGGGGCGACAACCCGGCGTTCCGCACCGCGTACGACAGCCTCGAGCACGTGCGCTCGCAGGACTGGGCGCGGACGCTGATCCCCAACGGCGACACGTACCTGCAGCAGCCGTGGGCGCAGATCCTCTCGCAGGACGCGGACCCGGCCGACGTGTTCCCGGCCGCCGCGGCGCAGCTCACCTCCGCCTACGCGGAGAACGTGCAGCCGTACCTGTAG